One Roseomonas sp. OT10 DNA window includes the following coding sequences:
- a CDS encoding carbohydrate ABC transporter permease, with protein sequence MSRAARTVASSISYWATVLAFIGPFLVLLLVFQYWPVLQMVRDSFYDFSLLNPTVRSFVGLDNFAYVLTDPDRIQAFLVTFALAIGTVCTVVPLSFLLAVYLNGALPARGIIRTIIFLPVVTSVVVIATMWTFLLDANNGLVNSALSSLGLPRGLFLTDKHQALPSIVLMTLWQQTGFATVLYLSGLQGIPQELEHAAAVDGAGPLQKLWHVTLPLLARTTVFVVVIMTIFSLQAFAPPLIMTGGGPEGMTNFVAYDIYQLAFQLQLPGVASAVSVVFMLIVLAISLVQMHLLRARWNY encoded by the coding sequence ATGAGCAGGGCTGCCCGGACGGTTGCCTCCTCCATCTCCTACTGGGCGACCGTCCTCGCCTTCATCGGCCCCTTCCTGGTGCTGCTGCTGGTCTTCCAGTACTGGCCGGTGCTCCAGATGGTGCGGGACAGCTTCTATGACTTCTCGCTGCTGAACCCGACCGTCCGCAGCTTCGTCGGCCTGGACAACTTCGCCTATGTCCTGACCGACCCGGACCGGATCCAGGCCTTCCTGGTCACCTTCGCCCTGGCCATCGGCACGGTCTGCACCGTCGTGCCGCTGTCCTTCCTGCTGGCCGTCTACCTGAACGGGGCGCTGCCGGCGCGCGGGATCATCCGCACCATCATCTTCCTGCCGGTGGTGACCTCCGTGGTGGTCATCGCCACCATGTGGACCTTCCTGCTCGACGCCAACAACGGGCTGGTGAACAGCGCGCTCTCCAGCCTGGGCCTGCCGCGCGGCCTGTTCCTGACGGACAAGCACCAGGCGCTGCCCTCCATCGTGCTGATGACGCTGTGGCAGCAGACGGGCTTCGCCACGGTGCTCTACCTCTCGGGCCTCCAGGGCATCCCGCAGGAGCTGGAGCATGCGGCCGCCGTGGACGGGGCCGGCCCGCTGCAGAAGCTGTGGCACGTCACCCTGCCGCTGCTGGCGCGCACCACCGTCTTCGTGGTGGTCATCATGACCATCTTCTCGCTGCAGGCCTTCGCCCCGCCGCTGATCATGACCGGGGGCGGCCCGGAGGGGATGACCAACTTCGTCGCCTACGACATCTACCAGCTCGCCTTCCAGCTCCAGCTTCCCGGCGTCGCCTCCGCCGTGTCGGTGGTGTTCATGCTGATCGTGCTCGCCATCAGCCTGGTGCAGATGCACCTGCTGCGCGCCCGCTGGAACTACTGA
- a CDS encoding carbohydrate ABC transporter permease, protein MLRHPVRLLLGLLVLAAVVVFFLGPYAWIVASSFKPQDAIFRDLRPLSWATFWPQSPTLDNFIHLFTNRGMGRALLNSAIISACQVAFTLILCSLAAYGLTRIRFRGANLVFTLVLMTFLLPIESLMVPLYMTVSGLRLQDTLPGAFIPWIASPFGLFLLRQHFEELPRELDEAARIDGAGHFRIFWSIVLPNVRVALVTLALVTFLFSWNAFLWPLVILSSPRNIVVQLAIAQSVAPGQLPNWGETFAGATIATVPLILLFLFLQRFFVRGVAMSGVKG, encoded by the coding sequence ATGCTGCGCCATCCCGTGAGGCTGCTGCTCGGCCTGCTGGTGCTGGCGGCGGTCGTCGTCTTCTTCCTCGGCCCCTACGCCTGGATCGTCGCCTCCTCCTTCAAGCCGCAGGACGCGATCTTCCGCGACCTGCGGCCGCTCTCCTGGGCGACCTTCTGGCCGCAATCCCCCACCCTCGACAACTTCATCCACCTCTTCACCAACCGCGGCATGGGCCGCGCCCTGCTGAACTCCGCCATCATCTCCGCCTGCCAGGTGGCCTTCACGCTGATCCTGTGCTCGCTCGCCGCCTACGGCCTCACGCGCATCCGCTTCCGCGGCGCCAACCTGGTCTTCACCCTGGTGCTGATGACTTTCCTCCTGCCGATCGAGAGCCTGATGGTGCCGCTCTACATGACGGTCAGCGGGCTGCGGCTGCAGGACACGCTGCCCGGCGCCTTCATCCCCTGGATCGCCAGCCCCTTCGGCCTGTTCCTGCTGCGCCAGCACTTCGAGGAGCTGCCGCGCGAGCTGGACGAGGCCGCCCGCATCGACGGCGCGGGGCATTTCCGCATCTTCTGGAGCATCGTGCTGCCCAATGTCCGGGTGGCGCTGGTGACGCTGGCGCTGGTCACCTTCCTCTTCTCCTGGAACGCCTTCCTCTGGCCGCTGGTGATCCTCTCCTCGCCGCGCAACATCGTGGTGCAGCTCGCCATCGCCCAGTCCGTCGCGCCGGGCCAGTTGCCGAACTGGGGCGAGACCTTCGCCGGCGCGACCATCGCCACCGTGCCGCTGATCCTCCTCTTCCTGTTCCTGCAACGCTTCTTCGTCCGCGGCGTGGCGATGAGCGGGGTGAAGGGATAG
- a CDS encoding MarR family winged helix-turn-helix transcriptional regulator, which translates to MSRPQPLDELYALPGHLIRRVQQISTALFAEECGSFDLTSVQYAALVAIQAVPEVDATRLSALIAFDRSTLGDVLERLETKGWVARAPSRQDRRVKRLTLTPEGMRVVREVEPGMRRVQERLLAPLAPEEGEALVRLLARIADVHNDVLPAPLRATG; encoded by the coding sequence GTGTCCAGGCCGCAGCCCCTCGACGAGCTCTACGCCCTGCCGGGCCATCTGATCCGGCGGGTGCAGCAGATCAGCACCGCCCTCTTCGCGGAGGAGTGCGGGAGCTTCGACCTCACCTCCGTCCAGTACGCCGCGCTGGTGGCGATCCAGGCGGTGCCGGAGGTCGATGCCACCCGCCTCTCCGCCCTGATCGCCTTCGACCGCTCGACCCTGGGCGACGTGCTGGAGCGGCTGGAGACGAAGGGCTGGGTGGCGCGCGCCCCCAGCCGCCAGGACCGCCGCGTGAAGCGGCTCACCCTCACGCCGGAGGGCATGCGCGTGGTCCGGGAGGTGGAGCCGGGGATGCGCCGGGTGCAGGAGCGCCTGCTCGCCCCGCTCGCGCCGGAGGAGGGGGAGGCCCTGGTCCGCCTGCTGGCCCGCATCGCCGACGTGCACAACGACGTGCTGCCGGCCCCGCTCCGCGCCACCGGGTAG
- a CDS encoding TAXI family TRAP transporter solute-binding subunit, which yields MTTSGATRRGLLLAPALLPAGQALAQPQPAAPPPAAARPAPPRSMAEAVNRANAGTVGVVSGGVDGTYIRIAADLAAVLDEGDRLRVLPILGKGSVQNLGDIAYLRGIDIGIVQSDSLAFVRRERLLPGADGLIRYIAKLYDEEVHLLAGPGVERIEDLAGKPVNVDVRGSGTAMTASLIFESLGIPVRVTNDTQDLAVQKLRSGEIAALVYVAGKPARLFSALPAGTGLRFLSVPMTPALLETYLPSRLGAGDYPNLVAEDAPVETVAVGAIMAVYAWQPGSERHAKVMRFVDSFTKRFPALLRPPRHPKWREVNLGAQAPGWVRFQTAAAPAAVPRSPSRRRREGETAG from the coding sequence ATGACCACATCCGGCGCCACGCGCCGCGGCCTGCTGCTGGCCCCGGCCCTGCTGCCCGCCGGGCAGGCCCTGGCGCAGCCGCAACCGGCGGCCCCGCCCCCGGCCGCCGCGCGCCCCGCGCCGCCGCGCTCGATGGCCGAGGCGGTGAACCGTGCCAATGCGGGCACGGTGGGCGTGGTCTCCGGCGGGGTGGACGGGACCTATATCCGCATCGCCGCCGACCTGGCCGCCGTGCTCGACGAGGGCGACCGGCTCCGGGTGCTGCCGATCCTGGGCAAGGGCTCGGTGCAGAACCTGGGCGACATCGCCTATCTGCGCGGGATCGACATCGGCATCGTGCAGTCGGACAGCCTCGCCTTCGTGCGGCGGGAGCGCCTGCTCCCCGGGGCCGACGGCCTGATCCGCTACATCGCCAAGCTCTATGACGAGGAGGTCCACCTCCTCGCCGGCCCTGGGGTCGAGCGCATCGAGGACCTGGCCGGAAAGCCGGTGAACGTGGACGTGCGTGGCAGCGGCACCGCCATGACCGCCTCGCTGATCTTCGAGAGCCTGGGCATCCCCGTCCGGGTGACGAACGACACCCAGGACCTGGCGGTGCAGAAGCTGCGCAGCGGCGAGATCGCGGCGCTGGTCTATGTCGCGGGCAAGCCGGCGCGGCTGTTCTCGGCCCTGCCGGCCGGGACGGGGCTGCGCTTCCTGTCCGTGCCGATGACGCCCGCGCTGCTGGAAACCTACCTGCCCTCGCGCCTCGGGGCGGGCGACTATCCCAACCTCGTCGCCGAGGACGCGCCGGTGGAGACGGTGGCGGTGGGGGCCATCATGGCGGTCTATGCCTGGCAGCCGGGCTCGGAGCGCCACGCCAAGGTGATGCGCTTCGTCGACAGCTTCACCAAGCGCTTCCCGGCCCTGCTGCGCCCGCCGCGCCACCCGAAGTGGCGGGAGGTCAACCTGGGCGCCCAGGCGCCGGGCTGGGTGCGCTTCCAGACGGCCGCTGCGCCGGCCGCCGTGCCCCGGTCCCCGTCCCGCCGGCGCCGCGAGGGGGAGACGGCGGGGTAG
- a CDS encoding carboxymuconolactone decarboxylase family protein yields the protein MSLESLRNSLPDYARDLKLNLGSLASETVLTDQQRDGCFVVSALASRSPVVTSALVAEFGPKLSPEALTAAKAAAAIMGMNNIYYRFTHLVGGDYANMPARLRMNVMAKPGVDKVDFELWSISVSAINGCGMCLESHEKVVRQHGVTQEQVQAAVRIAAVVHAVAAVLDGEAAAVGAPAVAAAA from the coding sequence ATGTCGCTCGAGAGCCTGCGCAACAGCCTTCCCGACTACGCCCGCGACCTGAAGCTGAATCTCGGCAGCCTGGCCAGCGAGACCGTTCTCACCGACCAGCAGCGCGACGGCTGCTTCGTGGTCAGCGCCCTCGCCTCGCGCAGCCCGGTGGTGACCTCCGCCCTGGTGGCCGAGTTCGGCCCGAAGCTGTCGCCCGAGGCGCTGACCGCCGCCAAGGCGGCGGCCGCGATCATGGGCATGAACAACATCTACTACCGCTTCACCCATCTGGTCGGCGGCGACTACGCCAACATGCCGGCGCGGCTGCGGATGAACGTCATGGCCAAGCCGGGCGTGGACAAGGTGGATTTCGAGCTGTGGTCGATCTCCGTCTCCGCCATCAACGGCTGCGGCATGTGCCTGGAGAGCCACGAGAAGGTGGTCCGCCAGCACGGCGTCACCCAGGAGCAGGTGCAGGCGGCGGTGCGCATCGCGGCCGTGGTGCATGCGGTGGCGGCGGTCCTGGACGGCGAGGCGGCAGCGGTCGGCGCGCCGGCGGTGGCCGCCGCCGCCTGA
- a CDS encoding peroxiredoxin: MLTVGDKFPSFKLTAVKGGPEGLNLNTAFTDLSDADNQGKWKVVFFWPKDFTFVCPTEIVAFGKLNTEFADRDAVVYGVSIDSEFVHLNWRTHHADLKDLPFAMLADIKRELAAECGVLDKGAGVALRATFIVDPEGIIRFVSVNDLNVGRNPQEVLRVLDALQTDELCPCNWKQGEEVLKPAA, translated from the coding sequence ATGCTGACCGTTGGCGACAAGTTTCCCTCCTTCAAGCTGACCGCCGTGAAGGGTGGCCCCGAGGGGCTGAACCTCAACACCGCCTTCACCGACCTGTCCGACGCGGACAACCAGGGCAAGTGGAAGGTCGTGTTCTTCTGGCCGAAGGACTTCACCTTCGTCTGCCCGACCGAGATCGTCGCCTTCGGCAAGCTGAACACCGAGTTCGCCGACCGTGACGCGGTGGTCTACGGCGTGTCGATCGACAGCGAGTTCGTGCACCTGAACTGGCGCACGCACCATGCCGACCTGAAGGACCTGCCCTTCGCGATGCTGGCCGACATCAAGCGCGAGCTGGCGGCGGAGTGCGGCGTGCTCGACAAGGGCGCCGGCGTCGCGCTGCGCGCCACCTTCATCGTCGACCCCGAGGGCATCATCCGCTTCGTGTCGGTCAACGACCTGAACGTCGGCCGCAACCCGCAGGAGGTCCTGCGCGTGCTCGACGCGCTGCAGACGGACGAGCTGTGCCCCTGCAACTGGAAGCAGGGCGAAGAGGTCCTCAAGCCGGCCGCCTGA
- a CDS encoding hydrogen peroxide-inducible genes activator, with product MNILPSPQQLRYLAALADHGHFGRAAAACAVTQSTLSAGIIALERHLATPLLERGAAKRPVFTRAGLEILARAREALAALEAVAETAAATRDPLSGPLRLGVIPTIGPFLLPRLMPALRQSFPRLQLWLREDLTRTLASELEAGRLDLLLLALPVSLPGVEILPLAEDPFLVALPANHRLAAQPAVPAAALAAERMLLLEDGHCLREHALSACRLPGPSHGEGFAATSLHTLAQMVAGGLGVTLLPRLAVAGGVLAGAAVVLRPLEDTPGRVLGLAWRRRSPRAAEFAGLAEVIRKALATATDDDAG from the coding sequence ATGAACATCCTGCCCAGCCCGCAGCAGCTCCGCTACCTCGCCGCCCTGGCCGATCACGGGCATTTCGGCCGCGCCGCGGCGGCCTGCGCGGTCACCCAGTCCACCCTCTCGGCCGGGATCATCGCGCTGGAGCGGCATCTGGCCACCCCGCTGCTGGAGCGCGGCGCCGCCAAGCGCCCCGTCTTCACCCGGGCGGGACTCGAGATCCTGGCCCGCGCCCGGGAGGCGCTGGCGGCGCTGGAGGCCGTGGCCGAGACCGCCGCCGCGACGCGCGACCCGCTGAGTGGCCCGCTGCGCCTGGGGGTGATCCCCACGATCGGCCCCTTCCTGCTGCCGAGGCTGATGCCGGCGCTGCGGCAGAGCTTTCCCCGGCTGCAGCTCTGGCTGCGCGAGGATCTGACCCGCACCCTGGCCAGCGAGCTGGAGGCCGGGCGGCTGGACCTGCTTCTGCTTGCCCTGCCGGTCTCGCTGCCGGGGGTCGAGATCCTGCCCCTGGCCGAGGACCCCTTCCTCGTCGCCTTGCCGGCCAACCACCGGCTCGCCGCCCAGCCGGCCGTGCCCGCCGCCGCCCTGGCCGCGGAGCGGATGCTGCTGCTGGAGGACGGCCATTGCCTGCGCGAGCACGCCCTCTCCGCCTGCCGCCTGCCTGGCCCCTCGCATGGCGAGGGCTTCGCCGCCACCAGCCTGCACACGCTGGCGCAGATGGTGGCCGGCGGGCTCGGGGTGACGCTGCTGCCGCGCCTCGCCGTGGCGGGCGGCGTGCTGGCCGGCGCCGCCGTGGTGCTGCGCCCGCTGGAGGACACGCCCGGCCGGGTGCTGGGCCTCGCCTGGCGCCGCCGCTCGCCCCGCGCCGCGGAATTCGCGGGGCTGGCGGAGGTGATCCGCAAGGCCCTGGCCACCGCCACGGATGACGACGCCGGCTGA
- a CDS encoding DedA family protein: protein MDVLPDTLQHWLREHRAWAPAMVFAITFLESFPGISLLVPATALLLALGAMVGGGLLEPVPVLVAAALGAILGDACGYWAFRWGGKRAVRRWLPRRSRRGYARAMVMFRRWGWAAVFFGRFLGPVRAVAPAAAGVARMPERHFQAANIASAILWAPLMLLPGYAAAQGGEALMRGPEGTVLLGLALVAGLVLVLALRQRTSQPAGSAARAAAPR from the coding sequence ATGGACGTCCTGCCCGACACCCTCCAGCACTGGCTGCGGGAGCACCGCGCCTGGGCCCCGGCCATGGTCTTCGCGATCACCTTCCTGGAATCCTTCCCCGGCATCAGCCTCCTGGTCCCGGCCACCGCCCTCCTGCTGGCGCTCGGCGCGATGGTGGGCGGCGGCCTCCTGGAGCCGGTCCCGGTGCTGGTCGCCGCCGCCCTGGGCGCCATCCTCGGCGATGCCTGCGGCTACTGGGCCTTCCGCTGGGGCGGCAAGCGCGCCGTGCGCCGCTGGCTGCCGCGCCGCAGCCGGCGCGGCTATGCCCGGGCGATGGTGATGTTCCGGCGCTGGGGCTGGGCGGCGGTGTTCTTCGGCCGCTTCCTCGGCCCGGTGCGCGCCGTGGCGCCGGCCGCGGCGGGCGTGGCCCGGATGCCGGAACGGCATTTCCAGGCGGCCAACATCGCCTCCGCCATCCTTTGGGCACCGCTGATGCTGCTGCCCGGCTATGCCGCCGCCCAGGGTGGCGAGGCGCTGATGCGGGGGCCGGAAGGGACGGTCCTGCTCGGGCTGGCCCTGGTGGCGGGGCTGGTGCTGGTCCTGGCCCTGCGCCAGCGGACATCACAGCCCGCCGGGTCCGCCGCACGGGCCGCCGCGCCGCGCTGA
- a CDS encoding YnfA family protein: MTSSLAFVAAALAEIAGCFAVWGWLRRGWSAWVLLPGLAALLGFAALLTLAETEAAGRAYAAYGGVYVAMALAWLWLAEGVRPDRWDLLGGAVTLLGTAIILFGRRAA, translated from the coding sequence ATGACCTCCTCCCTGGCCTTCGTGGCCGCCGCCCTGGCAGAGATCGCCGGCTGCTTCGCCGTCTGGGGCTGGCTGCGCCGGGGCTGGTCCGCCTGGGTGCTGCTGCCCGGCCTCGCCGCCCTGCTCGGCTTCGCGGCGCTGCTGACCCTGGCCGAGACCGAGGCGGCGGGGCGGGCCTATGCCGCCTATGGCGGCGTCTACGTCGCGATGGCGCTGGCCTGGCTCTGGCTGGCGGAGGGCGTGCGGCCCGACCGCTGGGACCTGCTGGGCGGGGCGGTCACGCTGCTCGGCACGGCCATCATCCTGTTCGGGCGGCGCGCCGCGTGA
- a CDS encoding HPr kinase/phosphorylase has protein sequence MLQHGSCAARDGRGVLLLGLPGAGKSDLLLRLLDRGWRLVADDQVLLSRRGAAMWAEPPQALRGMLEVRGLGILEGLEWEAPVPLGLAVECVGREAVPRLPQPRAWTPPGEAAGGVATGLPLLALHPFGASAPRRLELALALAEGRLTARAGAFAPP, from the coding sequence ATGCTTCAGCACGGCAGCTGCGCCGCGCGGGACGGGCGGGGCGTGTTGCTGCTCGGCCTGCCGGGGGCCGGGAAGTCCGATCTGCTGCTGCGCCTGCTGGACCGCGGCTGGCGGCTGGTCGCCGACGACCAGGTGCTGCTCTCCCGGCGGGGGGCTGCGATGTGGGCGGAGCCGCCGCAGGCGTTGCGGGGCATGCTGGAGGTGCGTGGTCTGGGCATCCTGGAAGGGCTGGAATGGGAGGCGCCGGTGCCGCTCGGCCTGGCGGTCGAGTGCGTGGGGCGCGAGGCGGTGCCGCGCCTGCCGCAGCCGCGCGCCTGGACCCCGCCCGGCGAGGCGGCCGGCGGCGTGGCGACCGGCCTGCCGTTGCTGGCGCTGCACCCCTTCGGGGCCTCCGCGCCCCGCCGGCTGGAGCTGGCGCTGGCGCTGGCGGAGGGCCGGCTGACCGCCCGTGCCGGGGCCTTCGCGCCGCCATGA
- the rapZ gene encoding RNase adapter RapZ, whose protein sequence is MTDAAPDAASGALAPAPRRVVVVTGLSGAGKSSILRVLEDLGYETVDNPPLSVLGGLVAEPGEAPLAVGVDARTRGFDAPALASGLEALRRRGDLRLEVVFATADEDALLRRYSETRRRHPLAPDSAGVAEGIAREVELTDPLREAADWVLDTTGLPLPELRRMVERRLGPEEAAGAGGLRRGMLVSLRSFAYPAGLPRDADLVFDMRFLQNPHYDPRLRPLTGRDAAVAAFIEADPDFAPFWDRMTALLDLLLPRYVAEGKKYLTVALGCTGGKHRSVLAAERLAARLAGQGWRVDLSHRELRLPAARVGEGGPSTAPGPGARAMPAGGEAGGVLEGPEARTVSP, encoded by the coding sequence ATGACCGATGCCGCTCCCGATGCCGCGTCCGGGGCCCTGGCCCCGGCCCCGCGCCGCGTGGTCGTGGTCACCGGGCTCTCGGGCGCCGGGAAGTCCTCGATCCTGCGGGTGCTCGAGGATCTGGGCTACGAGACGGTGGACAACCCGCCGCTCTCCGTCCTGGGCGGGCTGGTGGCCGAGCCGGGCGAGGCCCCGCTGGCGGTGGGGGTGGACGCCCGTACCCGCGGCTTCGACGCCCCCGCCCTGGCCTCGGGGCTGGAGGCGCTGCGCCGCCGCGGCGACCTGCGGCTGGAGGTGGTCTTCGCCACGGCCGACGAGGACGCGTTGCTGCGCCGCTATTCCGAGACGCGGCGCCGCCACCCCCTGGCCCCCGACAGCGCCGGGGTGGCGGAGGGGATCGCCCGGGAGGTGGAGCTGACCGACCCGCTGCGCGAGGCGGCGGACTGGGTGCTGGACACCACTGGCCTGCCGCTGCCCGAGCTGCGCCGCATGGTCGAGCGCCGGCTGGGACCGGAGGAGGCGGCCGGCGCCGGGGGGCTGCGCCGGGGGATGCTGGTCAGCCTCCGCTCCTTCGCCTATCCCGCCGGCCTGCCGCGGGACGCGGATCTGGTCTTCGATATGCGGTTCCTGCAAAACCCGCACTACGATCCCAGATTGCGTCCCCTGACCGGGCGGGATGCGGCGGTCGCCGCCTTCATCGAAGCCGACCCGGATTTCGCGCCGTTCTGGGACCGCATGACCGCCCTGCTGGATCTGCTGCTGCCGCGCTACGTCGCGGAGGGCAAGAAGTACCTGACCGTCGCCCTGGGCTGCACCGGAGGCAAGCACCGGTCCGTCCTGGCCGCCGAGCGCCTGGCGGCCCGGCTGGCCGGGCAGGGCTGGCGCGTCGACCTGTCGCACCGCGAGCTGCGCCTGCCCGCCGCCCGGGTCGGGGAGGGCGGCCCTTCCACCGCGCCGGGCCCGGGGGCCCGTGCCATGCCGGCCGGCGGGGAAGCCGGCGGCGTCCTTGAGGGGCCGGAGGCCCGTACCGTCTCGCCATGA
- a CDS encoding PTS sugar transporter subunit IIA, which produces MIGIVLVTHGRLAEELRLAMEHVVGPQPGVATICIGPDDDLEGRRAEIRACVSRVRQGDGVVVLTDMFGGTPSNLAVSMMDSPDVEVVAGVNLPLLVKLARLRGTEPMASAVEHAVAAGRKYLGTVASLRGYGPTPPLPAPAIQKVAS; this is translated from the coding sequence ATGATCGGAATCGTCCTGGTCACCCACGGCCGCCTGGCCGAGGAGCTGCGGCTCGCCATGGAACACGTGGTCGGTCCCCAGCCCGGCGTGGCGACCATCTGCATCGGTCCCGACGACGACCTTGAGGGGCGGCGCGCGGAGATCCGCGCCTGCGTCTCCCGCGTGCGGCAGGGCGACGGCGTGGTGGTGCTGACCGACATGTTCGGCGGCACCCCGTCCAACCTCGCCGTCTCGATGATGGATTCGCCGGATGTGGAGGTGGTGGCGGGGGTGAACCTGCCGCTGCTGGTCAAGCTCGCCCGGCTGCGCGGGACCGAGCCGATGGCGAGCGCGGTGGAGCACGCCGTCGCCGCCGGGCGGAAGTACCTGGGCACCGTGGCCAGCCTGCGGGGCTACGGGCCGACACCGCCGCTGCCCGCGCCCGCGATCCAGAAGGTGGCGTCTTGA
- a CDS encoding HPr family phosphocarrier protein — protein sequence MTEASATALRRSVVVPNSRGLHARAAAKLVTLAERFSCCVNVSHDGQSVPACSIMGLMMLGAGKGSRIEVEADGWDAREALDAVAGLIEAGFHED from the coding sequence ATGACCGAGGCCTCGGCGACGGCCCTGCGGCGCAGCGTGGTGGTGCCGAACAGCCGCGGGCTGCACGCCCGCGCCGCCGCCAAGCTGGTGACGCTGGCCGAACGCTTCTCCTGCTGCGTCAACGTGTCGCATGACGGGCAGAGCGTGCCGGCCTGCTCCATCATGGGGCTGATGATGCTCGGCGCGGGGAAGGGCAGCCGGATCGAGGTCGAGGCGGACGGATGGGACGCGCGCGAGGCGCTGGACGCGGTGGCCGGCCTGATCGAGGCCGGCTTCCATGAAGACTGA
- the ptsP gene encoding phosphoenolpyruvate--protein phosphotransferase produces the protein MKTDTKADRTEDPKPEKPAEPRRAARRSRELTVRGLPIAPGVAIGPVYDTTEPPAEAPRRNVRVADVEGEKQRLATAAAASRKQVAKLKARLGVLPEEAQEELAPLLDAYAMMLGESRLLRGARKRIETELLAAETAVTDEAEAIAQAILAARDDDKAGLRRRAGEVHEIARRLTRNLTQAGFRSFKDVPEGSILIAEELTPADAALLDPTRIAGVATEEGGSDGHTAIMLRALGIPSVLGAPGITEAAKRGEACVLDGTAGMVVLRPGEKALEAAREALAAHAKERSKLAKLRRLPAVTSDGEEVDLQANLEIPAELPLIAQSGAHGIGLLRTEFLFLNRDTLPDEEAHFTAYRQIVEAVAGDGVTIRVLDWGGEKDMEALAEGMEPTHAGPNPALGLRGIRMLLKRPELLEVQFSAILRAAALGPVRVLLPMVTIPAEVSQAREIYERVGKRLRRRGVALPEKLPPLGAMIETPGAALAADAIALEADFFAIGTNDLAMYTLAVDRGEAEVAHLYDPLHPAVLRLIQFATEAALRLRMPVSVCGEMAGNPRLVPLLLGLGLRSLSMNASAVPRAKQAVRSLTIDDCARFARRVMEQSDPKRIQELVMGFESGARG, from the coding sequence ATGAAGACTGACACGAAGGCGGACAGGACCGAGGACCCGAAGCCGGAGAAGCCGGCCGAGCCGAGGCGCGCCGCGCGCCGGTCGCGCGAGCTGACGGTGCGTGGCCTGCCGATCGCCCCCGGCGTGGCGATAGGCCCGGTCTACGACACCACCGAGCCGCCGGCCGAGGCGCCGCGCCGCAACGTCAGGGTGGCCGATGTCGAGGGCGAGAAGCAGCGCCTGGCGACCGCCGCCGCGGCCTCGCGCAAGCAGGTCGCCAAGCTGAAGGCGCGGCTGGGCGTGCTGCCGGAGGAGGCGCAGGAGGAGCTGGCGCCGCTGCTCGACGCCTATGCCATGATGCTGGGCGAATCCCGCCTGCTGCGCGGCGCCCGCAAGCGCATCGAGACGGAGCTGCTGGCCGCCGAGACGGCCGTGACGGACGAGGCGGAGGCCATCGCCCAGGCCATCCTGGCGGCCCGGGACGACGACAAGGCGGGGCTGCGCCGCCGCGCCGGCGAGGTGCACGAGATCGCCCGCCGCCTGACGCGCAACCTGACCCAGGCCGGCTTCCGCTCCTTCAAGGACGTGCCGGAGGGCTCGATCCTGATCGCGGAGGAGCTGACGCCGGCCGATGCCGCGCTGCTCGATCCCACTCGGATCGCCGGGGTGGCCACCGAGGAGGGCGGCTCGGACGGGCACACCGCCATCATGCTGCGCGCCCTGGGCATCCCCTCCGTGCTCGGTGCGCCCGGCATCACCGAGGCCGCGAAGCGCGGCGAGGCCTGCGTGCTGGACGGCACCGCCGGGATGGTGGTGCTGCGCCCCGGCGAGAAGGCCCTGGAGGCGGCGCGCGAGGCGCTGGCCGCCCATGCCAAGGAGCGCAGCAAGCTTGCCAAGCTGCGCCGCCTGCCCGCCGTCACCAGCGACGGGGAGGAGGTGGACCTCCAGGCCAACCTGGAGATCCCGGCCGAGCTGCCGCTGATCGCCCAGTCCGGCGCGCACGGCATCGGCCTGCTGCGCACGGAGTTCCTGTTCCTCAACCGCGACACCCTGCCGGACGAGGAGGCGCACTTCACCGCCTATCGCCAGATCGTCGAGGCGGTGGCGGGCGACGGCGTGACCATCCGCGTGCTCGACTGGGGCGGCGAGAAGGACATGGAGGCGCTGGCCGAGGGCATGGAGCCCACCCATGCCGGCCCCAACCCGGCGCTGGGCCTGCGCGGCATCCGCATGCTGCTCAAGCGGCCGGAGCTGCTGGAGGTGCAGTTCTCCGCCATCCTGCGCGCCGCAGCGCTGGGTCCGGTGCGCGTCCTGCTGCCCATGGTCACCATCCCCGCCGAGGTGAGCCAGGCGCGCGAGATCTACGAGCGCGTCGGCAAGCGCCTGCGCCGGCGCGGCGTGGCCCTGCCGGAGAAGCTGCCGCCGCTGGGCGCGATGATCGAGACCCCGGGCGCGGCGCTGGCCGCCGACGCCATCGCGCTGGAAGCGGATTTCTTCGCCATCGGCACCAACGACCTGGCCATGTACACCCTGGCGGTGGATCGCGGCGAGGCGGAGGTGGCGCATCTCTACGACCCGCTGCACCCCGCCGTGCTGCGCCTGATCCAGTTCGCGACCGAGGCCGCGCTGCGCCTGCGCATGCCCGTCTCCGTCTGCGGCGAGATGGCAGGCAACCCGCGCCTCGTCCCCCTGCTGCTGGGCCTGGGACTGCGCAGCCTGTCGATGAACGCCTCCGCCGTGCCCCGCGCCAAGCAGGCGGTGCGCAGCCTGACCATCGACGACTGCGCCCGCTTCGCCCGCCGGGTGATGGAGCAATCCGACCCGAAGCGTATCCAGGAGCTGGTGATGGGCTTCGAAAGCGGCGCCAGAGGCTGA